A genome region from Heptranchias perlo isolate sHepPer1 chromosome 32, sHepPer1.hap1, whole genome shotgun sequence includes the following:
- the LOC137300816 gene encoding tumor necrosis factor receptor superfamily member 9-like yields the protein MEFGACWMVSALLVLSGSGVCSPAVSTDCPQHSATVPRGGNSPCCSKCRPGTFMEVECTATSYSVCVPCPTRSYSEQWNTMFSCFLCIECIEEGMKYKKNCTTVSNAQCECSEGYVCEDRDCKSCVLIGEDVENIPCSTGTYSDTGTEPCELWTNCTALGHFELTPGNQTSDAICKHSTELCCSQEGSTIQVGGTTVIVTFISLCLLCLSVGMHIVIWRKNKRKEFNLLPTETSPWHLKSQTEDTCSMHFPEQECGGTSHQEKKSPSKSVMLL from the exons ATGGAGTTTGGGGCTTGTTGGATGGTCAGTGCGCTCCTCGTACTCTCTGGGTCGGGGGTATGTTCTCCTGCCGTCTCCACCGACTGCCCCCAACACAGTGCCACCGTTCCCAGAGGGGGCAATTCCCCGTGTTGCTCCAAATGTCGACCAG GTACCTTTATGGAAGTTGAATGTACTGCGACCTCGTATTCCGTCTGTGTACCGTGCCCTACGAGATCATATTCTGAGCAGTGGAACACCATGTTTAGTTGTTTCCTCTGCATTGAATGCATTGAAG AAGGAATGAAGTATAAGAAAAACTGCACAACCGTCTCCAATGCCCAATGTGAATGCAGTGAGGGCTACGTATGCGAAGACAGAGACTGCAAGAGCTGTGTTCTAATAG GTGAGGACGTGGAAAACATTCCTTGCTCTACAGGGACGTATTCTGACACAGGAACTGAGCCCTGCGAACTGTGGACAAA CTGCACCGCACTGGGTCATTTCGAACTCACACCTGGAAATCAAACCAGCGATGCAATCTGCAAGCACAGCACAGAGCTATGCTGCAGCCAGGAAG GTTCAACTATCCAAGTGGGGGGCACAACAGTCATTGTGACCTTCATCAGTCTTTGTCTGCTGTGTCTATCAGTTGGAATGCACATAGTCATATGGAGGAAGAACAAACGGAAAGAATTTAACTTGTTACCAA CTGAAACGAGCCCATGGCATCTGAAATCACAGACTGAAGACACCTGCAGCATGCACTTCCCGGAGCAGGAGTGCGGAGGGACATCGCACCAAGAGAAGAAGAGCCCGAGCAAGTCTGTCATGTTGCTATAA